CGCAACGGCCGAGAACATTTCGCAACGGTTCATCCAGGTGGCAGGCCCGCGCAAGATGGACGCGCTGACCCGGATCCTGGAGGTCGAGGAGGGCGACGCGATGATCGTGTTCGTCCGCACCAAGCAGGCCACCGAGGAGGTCGCCGACCGGCTCAAGGCCCGCGGGTTCGCCGCGGCGGCCATCAACGGCGACATCAACCAGGCCCAGCGCGAACGCACCATCGCCGCGCTCAAGGACGGCGCGATCGACATCCTCATCGCGACCGACGTGGCCGCGCGTGGTCTGGACGTCGAGCGGATCTCGCACGTCATCAACTACGACATCCCGCACGACACCGAGTCCTATGTGCACCGGATCGGCCGCACCGGCCGGGCCGGCCGCTCGGGTCACGCGGTGCTGTTCGTGACGCCGCGTGAGCGGCACCTGCTCAAGTCGATCGAGAAGGCCACCCGCTCCAAGCTCGTCGAGGCCGAACTGCCCAGCGTCGAGGACGTCAACGCGCAGCGCGTCGCGAAGTTCCGCGACTCGATCGGCGATTCGCTCAACGCACCGGGCATCGATCTGTTCCGTCGTCTCATCGAGGACTACGAGCGCGAATCCAATGTGCCGCTGGCCGACATCGCGGCCGCGCTCGCGGTGCAGACGCGCAACGGCGAAGAGTTCCTCATGACCGAACCGCCGCCGGACAAGCGGCGCGACCGGGACCGCGACCGCGACGAGCGCGGCCCGCGCAAGGAGCGTCCGCCGCGCGAGGGTCTGGCGACCTACCGCATCGACGTGGGCAAACGCCACAAGGTCGGTCCGGGGCACATCGTGGGCGCCATCGCCAACGAGGGCGGGTTGCACCGCAACGAGTTCGGCCACATCACCATCCGGCTCGACTATTCGCTGGTGGAGTTGCCCGAGAAGCTTCCGAAGAAGACGCTCAAAGCGCTTGAGAACACCCGCATCTCCGGGGTGTTGATCAATTTGCAGCCCGACCGGGGACCGCGACGGGAAGGATCGGGCAAGTACAAGTCCAACCGGAAGGTGAAGTGACGCTTTCGGGCAGTGTTCAGGACCCCGCACAGGGCGGGCTGGAGTCGGTTGCCGCTCCGGAGCGCGTGAGTTCCCTCACCGGGATCCGCGCGCTCGCCGCGCTGCTGGTGGTGCTGACCCACGCGGCCTACACCACGGGCAAGTACCCGCAGGGGTACATCGGCCTGGTGTGGTCGCGCGCCGAGATCGGGGTGCCGATCTTCTTCGTGCTCAGTGGATTCCTGCTGTTCCGGCCGTGGGTGAAGGCCGCGGCGACCGGCGCGCCCGCGCCGTCGGTGCGCCGTTACGCGTGGCACCGGGTGCGACGCATCATGCCCGCGTATGTCGTCACGGTGCTGATCGCCTACCTCGTCTACCACTTCCGCACGGCGGGCCCCAATCCCGGACACACCTGGGAGGGGTTGTTCCGCAACCTCACCCTGACGCAGATATACACCGACAACTACCTGTTCTCGTTCCTGCACCAGGGCTTGACGCAGATGTGGAGCCTGGCCGTGGAGGCCGCGTTCTATGTGGTGCTGCCGCTGCTGGCGTATGTGCTGCTGGTGTTGTTGTGCCGTCGCCGCTGGCGTCCTGGGCTGTTGCTGGCCGGGCTGGTGGTCGCCGCCGCGGTGTCGCCGGTGTGGCTGGTGATCGTGCACCACCACGGCGCCGGTCTGCCCGACGGCGCGCGGCTGTGGTTGCCGACGTATCTGGCGTGGTTCGTGGCGGGCATGGTGCTCGCGGTGCTGGGCCAGTTGCGGGTGCGTGGTTACGCGATGGTGTGTGTGCCGCTGGCGCTGGTGTGTTATTTCATCGCCTCGACCCCGATCGCCGGTGAGCCCACGACATCACCGGCCAAGCTCGGTGAGGCACTGGCGAAGACGGCGTTCTACGCGGTGATCGCGGCGCTGCTGGTGGCCCCGCCCGCGCTGGGGGACCGGGGTTGGTACACGCGGTTGTTGGCGAGCCGGCCGATGGTGTTCCTCGGCGAGATCAGCTACGAGATCTTCCTGATCCACCTGATCATCATGGAGCTGGTGATGGTCGAGATCATCCGGTCGCCGGTCTACACCGGTTCGATGGTCACCCTGTTCGTCCTCACGATGGTGTTCACCATCCCGGCCTCGTGGCTGCTGCACCGCTTCACCCGCGTCCGCTCCTGATCCAGACCTACTTGTATGATGTGTTAGAAAGTCATCAGACAAGTAGAAAGGGGCCAGCCCTGTCGCCCCCGCCGCATCCACGGGTTCGTCGTCAAGTGCCCCGGTGGCGCGACCTGGAGCCCTTCCTCAAGACCCGGCCACTGCCCCTTGCTGCCGTCGAGCGCCGACTGGCCCGCTGCCTGTGCGTCGACGATTTCGAACGGCTGGCCAGGCGGCGCGTTCCGCCGGCGGTGTGGGACTACGTGTACGGCGGCTCCGACGGGGAGATCGCCATGGCCCGCAATCGCGAGGCCTTCGGGCGGGTGGAGTTCCGGCCCACCCTGTTCGACGCGGTGGCCGAGCCCGATGTGTCGACGACGATCCTCGGGCGCCGCGCGGCGGCGCCGATCATCTTGGCGCCCACCGGCTACACCCGGCTGAGCGAGCACAGCGGGGAGCGGGCCGTGGCTGCGGCGGCAGCGGCCGCGGGGGTGCCCTACACGCTTTCGACGTATGCCACGACCTCGATCACCGATGCCGCGGCCGCCGCGCCGGGCGGTCGGAACTGGTTCCAGGTCTATCTGATGAAGGACCGGTCGGTCAGCGAGGCCCACATCGCCGAGGCGGCCACGCAGGGCTATGAGGCCCTGATGCTGACGGTGGACACGTCGATCTCGGGCTACAAGCGGATGGACAAGCGCAACGGCTTCGCGATCCCCCCGCAGCTCACCGCCAGGACCATGGCCGGGATGGCGCGGCACCCGGGCTGGGTGGCCAACATCCTGAGCACCGAGCCGCTGCGCTTCGCCACCTTCCCGGACGGATCCGAGTACGCCCGGTGGGGGATGTCGAATGAGCTGCGCGAGCAGGCGATCCGACCCGCCGACATCAGCTGGCTCAAGGAACGCTGGACGGGTCCGGTGATCGTCAAGGGTCTGCTGTCGGTGGCCGACGCGGTCGCGGCCGTCGAGGCGGGTGCGGACGCCGTGGTGCTCTCCAACCACGGCGGCCGCCAACTCGACCGGGCGCCGGTGCCCCTGGAACTGCTCGGCCCGGTGGTCGACGCGGTCGGTGGGCGGGCCGAGGTCTACCTCGACTCGGGGATCCGCTCCGGCGGCGATGTCGCGGCCGCGCTCGCGTTCGGCGCACAGGCGGTGATGATCGGCCGGGCCTATCTGTACGGCCTGATGGTCGGCGGGCAGCGGGGGGTGGCGGCCGTGCTGGGCCTGCTGGCTGACGAGCTGAGCCGCGCCATGAGCCTGATCGGTGTCGGGGCGGTGACCGATCTGCGGCGCGACCACGTGCGCCTGCGAGAGAGGTAAGGCTATCCTTATGTGAGAACCTCTCGAAGGGTGCGGATATGACCGACTACGAAATGACGGTGATCGGGCGGACCGAACTCACGCCCCACTACCTGCGCCTGCACTTCTCGGCCCCCGCGTTGCTCGCCGCGCAGCGGCCGGAGCCGACGATGTGCGTGCGCGGCCGGTTCCCCGACGACGACACGGCGCATCAGCGCGGCTATGCACTGGTCAACCCCGATGCCGAGGCGGGCACCGTCGACATCGACTTCGCGATGCACCGGGGCCGCGAGGGCGCGGCCACCCGGTGGGCCGCGGCCGCCAGGCCCGGTGACGTGCTGGAGGTGACGGTGTCCGGCGGCGGTTTCCGGCTGCCGCAGCCGCGTCCGGCCGGCTACCTGATCGTCGGTGACACCGCGTCGTTGCCCGCCATCAACACGCTGCTCGACGCCATCGACGACCACACGCCCGCGCGGGTGTTCCTTGAGGCCCGGCACGCCGACGACCACGACCTCCCCGTCGCCGGCGACGCCGACATCACCTGGGTGGATGGCGGCGACGAGGATCTGGTGCAGGCCGTGAAATCGGCGGCCTTCGACGCCGCCGACCACTTCGGTTGGGTCGCGTGCAACAACCGCACCACCCGCGCGGTGGCCCAGGTGTTGCGCGAGCAGTACGGCATCCCGCGCAAGGCCATGAAGGCCCAGGCCTACTGGGCGGCCTGAACACCCACCACGAGCGGCGCGACGAAATCGGCCAGCATCGCCCGCTCGTCGGCCTCGTCGACGCCGGGGAACACCAGCAGCGACACCATCACCCGCACCAGCCACCTGGCCCGGCGGCCCACGGCGGCGGCATCGTCTGCGGCGGCGTCGGTCGCCGCGCCGAGTGAGCGCACGAAACCCTCGACGAGCGCGCGGATCACCTCGGAGTGCTCGGCCATCTCGCCGCCGATCGGGGGTTGGGCGGCGGAGAACCACGATGACAGCGCCGGGCTGGCCCGTACCGCCCGCAGCGCGGTGATGACACCTTCGATGAGCCGCTGCGCCGGATCACTCACCGCGGCGACCTGCGCGCTGACCTCATGGTGCAGCCGACGCGCCTCACGGTGCACATAGGCGGTGTAGAGGGCATCGCGGTTCTCGAAGTACCGGTACAGCGTGGCGCGGGAACAGCCTGCGGCGGCGGCGATCTCGTGCATGCCGACGGTCGCGGCGTCCTTGCGTGCGAACAGCGCGTCGGCCGCGTCGAGGATCAGATCCGCGGCGACCTCACCGCGACGCGAGGCCAGCCAGTCGGCCATCACGCACCTGCCGAGAACGGCACCGACAACGGGCGCCGCACGTAGCTGCCGCCCGCCCAGACCACGGCGTCCAGGTCGACCTCGAAATCCGGGCAGCGCGTGAGCAGTTCGGTCAGCGCCACCCGCGACTGCATGCGCGCTGCGGCCGCGCCGAGGCAGAAATGCGCGCCGTGGCTGAAGGTCAGGATGTTGCGCGGTTTGCGATGGACGTCGAGTTGGGCTGCGTCCTGGCCGAATTCGCGTTCGTCGCGGTTCCCCGACCCGTACAGCAGCAGCACCCTGCGTCCGGCCGGGATGGTGGTGTCGCCGATCGTGACGTCACGCGTCGCGGTGCGGGCCAGGCCCTGCACGGGCGACGTCAGCCGCAGGAACTCGTCGACCGCCTCGGGTATCAGGTCCGGATCCCGCACCAGCAGGCTCCGCTGATCGGGATTCTGCTGCAGCAGTTGCACTGTGCCGCCGAGCATTCCGGTCGTGGTGTCGTTGCCGCCGGTGACCATCGTAAAGGTGAACGCGAGGACCGAGAGCAGATCCACCCCGTCACCGGCGGCCACCAGATGCGAGATGGTGT
This region of Mycolicibacterium goodii genomic DNA includes:
- a CDS encoding DEAD/DEAH box helicase; translation: MTSQEPDPSPVTNSDPAPTEPTFADLQIHPAVLQAVTDVGYESPSPIQAATIPAMLAGSDVVGLAQTGTGKTAAFAIPILSKIDTSRRDTQALVLAPTRELALQVAEAFGRYGAHLPQVNVLPIYGGSSYTVQLSGLRRGAQVVVGTPGRVIDHLERGTLDLSKLDYLVLDEADEMLTMGFAEEVERILADTPEYKQVALFSATMPSAIRKITTKYLHDPVEVTVKAKTATAENISQRFIQVAGPRKMDALTRILEVEEGDAMIVFVRTKQATEEVADRLKARGFAAAAINGDINQAQRERTIAALKDGAIDILIATDVAARGLDVERISHVINYDIPHDTESYVHRIGRTGRAGRSGHAVLFVTPRERHLLKSIEKATRSKLVEAELPSVEDVNAQRVAKFRDSIGDSLNAPGIDLFRRLIEDYERESNVPLADIAAALAVQTRNGEEFLMTEPPPDKRRDRDRDRDERGPRKERPPREGLATYRIDVGKRHKVGPGHIVGAIANEGGLHRNEFGHITIRLDYSLVELPEKLPKKTLKALENTRISGVLINLQPDRGPRREGSGKYKSNRKVK
- a CDS encoding acyltransferase family protein → MTLSGSVQDPAQGGLESVAAPERVSSLTGIRALAALLVVLTHAAYTTGKYPQGYIGLVWSRAEIGVPIFFVLSGFLLFRPWVKAAATGAPAPSVRRYAWHRVRRIMPAYVVTVLIAYLVYHFRTAGPNPGHTWEGLFRNLTLTQIYTDNYLFSFLHQGLTQMWSLAVEAAFYVVLPLLAYVLLVLLCRRRWRPGLLLAGLVVAAAVSPVWLVIVHHHGAGLPDGARLWLPTYLAWFVAGMVLAVLGQLRVRGYAMVCVPLALVCYFIASTPIAGEPTTSPAKLGEALAKTAFYAVIAALLVAPPALGDRGWYTRLLASRPMVFLGEISYEIFLIHLIIMELVMVEIIRSPVYTGSMVTLFVLTMVFTIPASWLLHRFTRVRS
- a CDS encoding alpha-hydroxy acid oxidase, whose amino-acid sequence is MPRWRDLEPFLKTRPLPLAAVERRLARCLCVDDFERLARRRVPPAVWDYVYGGSDGEIAMARNREAFGRVEFRPTLFDAVAEPDVSTTILGRRAAAPIILAPTGYTRLSEHSGERAVAAAAAAAGVPYTLSTYATTSITDAAAAAPGGRNWFQVYLMKDRSVSEAHIAEAATQGYEALMLTVDTSISGYKRMDKRNGFAIPPQLTARTMAGMARHPGWVANILSTEPLRFATFPDGSEYARWGMSNELREQAIRPADISWLKERWTGPVIVKGLLSVADAVAAVEAGADAVVLSNHGGRQLDRAPVPLELLGPVVDAVGGRAEVYLDSGIRSGGDVAAALAFGAQAVMIGRAYLYGLMVGGQRGVAAVLGLLADELSRAMSLIGVGAVTDLRRDHVRLRER
- a CDS encoding siderophore-interacting protein, producing the protein MTDYEMTVIGRTELTPHYLRLHFSAPALLAAQRPEPTMCVRGRFPDDDTAHQRGYALVNPDAEAGTVDIDFAMHRGREGAATRWAAAARPGDVLEVTVSGGGFRLPQPRPAGYLIVGDTASLPAINTLLDAIDDHTPARVFLEARHADDHDLPVAGDADITWVDGGDEDLVQAVKSAAFDAADHFGWVACNNRTTRAVAQVLREQYGIPRKAMKAQAYWAA
- a CDS encoding TetR/AcrR family transcriptional regulator, with the translated sequence MADWLASRRGEVAADLILDAADALFARKDAATVGMHEIAAAAGCSRATLYRYFENRDALYTAYVHREARRLHHEVSAQVAAVSDPAQRLIEGVITALRAVRASPALSSWFSAAQPPIGGEMAEHSEVIRALVEGFVRSLGAATDAAADDAAAVGRRARWLVRVMVSLLVFPGVDEADERAMLADFVAPLVVGVQAAQ